GCTAATACTTCTGCGCCTGCTTCTTGCACGGCCTGAGCGGCTTTAATGGAGCTTCCGCCAGTGGAGATCAAATCTTCAATAACAACTACCTTTTGTCCCGGCTTAATCAGTCCTTCGATCTGATTCTGCTTACCGTGGCCTTTAGCTTTATCACGGATATAAGCCATTGGCAGATTAAGTTTATCTGCTACCCAAGCCGCGTGTGGAATACCTGCGGTTGCTGTACCTGCGATCACTTCAGCGTCCGGATACTCGCTCTTAATAAGCTGTGCGAAGGCATCTGCAATATAGTTACGAACTTCTGGGTAAGCCATAGTCAGACGATTGTCGCAATAGATCGGCGATTTGATACCAGAGGTCCATGTAAAAGGCTCCTGTGGACGCAGTGCTACTGCTCCAATCTCCAACAGATAACTTGCTACTTGTTCGCTTCTATTTAATGTGCTCATGCTAGGGTCATCTCCTCAATAATGTTTAGTGCTGCTTGACGTGGATCTGGTGAAGCTGTAATCGGCCGTCCTACAACAAGGTAATGGCTACCCTGACGAATGGCTTTTCCAGGTGTCATAACCCGGGACTGATCGTCCAGAGAAGCACCTGCAGGTCGAATACCTGGTGTAACCGTGCAAAATGCTGGGCCGCAAGCTTCTGCGATAGCTGCAGATTCTTGTGGTGAAGCCACTACGCCGTCTAGACCTGCATCGGCTGCCAGCTTAGCGTATCTTACCACAGTATCCGCTACCTCACCTGCGATCCCAATTTCATTATTCATCACTTCTTGACTCGTACTGGTTAGCTGGGTAACTGCAATAATCAAAGGCATCTTAAGTGCAGCATTAGCACTGATTGCTGAAACCGCTCCTTCACGTGTTGCCGCCATCATAGCTGTGCCCCCTGCCGCATGTACGTTAAACATATCAGCGCCAAGAGTAGTAAGACTTTGAGCGCCACCTTTGACCGTGTTAGGGATATCATGCATTTTCACATCGACGAACACAGAATAGCCACGAGATTTCAGCTCTTGAATAAATTCAGGTCCTGCCGCATAGAACAACTGCATGCCTACCTTCATATAGCAAGGAATGCCTTCAAGCTTATCGATCAAGGCTCTTGCTCCAGTCACATCAGGATAATCCAAGGCGATCATCAGTCGATTCGCCATTGCTTTCCACTCTACATCTCCAACTCCCATAACCATGCTCCTATCCAGTGCAGACTACATCCACACCCTTTATTTATTAGACCCTAGGCATAGCGGAACGGTCTGCGTAAACGCAAACCGCCCTATGCATCTTTATGAGATTAGTTCAATTGTCCGACAAAAGCAGGCATGGACTGTGACGAGAAGTTAATCGTCTGCAGCATTCTGAGAAGTGCAGTTACTGTATCCAGTGAAGTCATACATACGACGCCATTCTCAACCGCTTCACGGCGGATACGGAATCCGTCACGTTCTGGTGTTTTGCCTTTAGTCAGTGTATTAAAGACGAAGTTGGCTTGCCCGCCACGAATCAAGTCGAGAATGTTTGGCGCACCTTCATCCAGTTTATTCACATTCATTACGTTGAGGCCTGCTTCTTCAAGCGCTTGTGCCGTGCCTCCAGTAGCAATGATTTTGTAACCCATGGAGTGGAAGCCTTTCATAAGTTCTACAGCTTCTGCTTTATCCTTATCCGCCACCGTAACGATGATAGCGCCTGTAGCTGGAATTTTCATCCCTGCTCCGATCAGACCTTTGTATAAAGCTTTGGCGTACAATTTATCACGGCCCATAACTTCACCGGTTGATTTCATTTCAGGTCCGAGTGTAGGTTCTACTCTGCGCAGTTTAGCAAAAGAGAACACCGGCACTTTAACCGATACATAATCGCTTTCCGGCCACAAACCTTCTGTATAACCGTCATCCTTCAGCTTGCTGCCCAGAATGATCTTGGTTGCCAAATGCGCCATTGGGATTCCTGTCACCTTGCTCAGGAAAGGAACCGTACGCGAGGAGCGCGGATTTACTTCGATTACGTACACTTCGTTCTGATAGATAACAAACTGGATGTTAACCAGTCCAATCGTCTTCAGTTCCTTAGCGATCTTGATAGTGATTTCGGCAATTTTCGCTTTCAGACCTTCATCCAGATATTGCGGAGGATATACAGCGATGGAGTCACCGGAGTGAACACCTGCACGCTCGACATGTTCCATGATACCTGGAATAACTACTGTCTCACCGTCACAAATCGCGTCTACCTCAACCTCTTTACCTAACATGTAACGGTCAATCAATACCGGATGCTCTGGATTCACTTTCACCGCTTCTACCATGTAGCTGAGCAGTTCAGTATCGTTATATACAATTTCCATTGCACGTCCGCCTAGTACGTAGGAAGGACGAACCAGCACCGGATATCCAAGGGATTGTGCAGTTTCTACGGCTTGATCCACGTCTGTAACTGTCTTACCCTTCGGTTGAGCGATATCAAGACGAGCCAGCAATGCTTCGAATTTCTTACGGTTCTCAGCTTCATCAATGCTGTCAAGACTAGTTCCGAGAATCTTCACACCAGCAGCACTTAGAGGTGCCGCAAGGTTAATCGCAGTCTGACCACCGAATTGAACGATAACCCCAATCGGATTTTCTTGTGCAATTACGTTCATAACATCTTCGAAGAATAGTGGTTCAAAATACAACCGGTCCGAAGTATTGAAGTCTGTAGATACCGTCTCAGGGTTATTATTGATGATAACCGCTTCATATCCAGCCTTCTGAATAGCCCATACTGCATGCACTGTAGAGTAATCGAACTCAATCCCCTGACCGATCCGGATTGGACCAGATCCCAGCACAATAACCTTTTGCTTGTCAGAATGAATGACTTCGTTCTCAGTCTCATAAGTCGAGTAGTAGTAAGGTGTAGTAGCTTCGAACTCAGCCGCACAAGTATCTACCATTTTGAACACAGGTGTTAAACCTTGCTCCAAACGTAGCGCGCGCACATCCGCTTCTTTAGTAAACTTGCCGTCCGCTTGTCCTTCTGCACGAATCTCAGCAATTGCACGGTCTGTAAAGCCCTTGCGTTTCGCTTGGTATAGAGTTTCCGCAGACAACGTTTCTTCACCGCGAATCACATCTTCAAAGTTAATCAAACCTTCAATTTTGGAGAGGAACCACCAGTCTACGTTCGTAATATCCTGGATCTCTTGCAACCCGTAACCACGACGGAAAGCTTCAGCAATCAGGAACAGACGCTCATCGTCAGGCTTCGCAAGACGTTCACGCAGTACGCTCTCTTCCAATGTCTCTGCACCTGGCAGACGGAAACGGTGTACACCAATTTCCAAGGAACGAATCGCTTTATGAATCGACTCTTCAAAAGTACGGCCGATCGCCATTACTTCGCCTGTCGCTTTCATTTGCGTACCCAGCTTACGGTTCGCGTGAATGAACTTGTCGAACGGCCAGCGTGGAATTTTACTTACGATATAGTCAAGTGTAGGCTCGAAGCATGCATAGGTCTGTCCGGTAACCGGATTGATGATTTCATCCAGCGTGTAACCCATTGCGATTTTGGCAGCCATTTTGGCAATTGGATATCCAGTTGCTTTGGAAGCCAAAGCCGAGGAACGGCTGACACGCGGGTTTACTTCGATTACATAATATTGATAGCTTTGTGGATCAAGTGCGAACTGTACGTTACATCCACCCTCAATATTCAGGGCACGGATGATTTTGAGCGAAGCTGTACGCAGCATTTGATATTCGCGATCTGACAACGTCTGGCTAGGTGCCACAACAATACTGTCACCTGTATGTACGCCTACAGGATCAAAGTTTTCCATGTTGCAGACAACGATACAGTTGTCATTAGCATCACGCATAACCTCATATTCAACTTCCTTCATGCCGGCAATACTCTTCTCAACCAGACATTGTCCGATCGGGCTATAACGAATACCTGCTTTAACGGTTTCACGCAGTTCTTCTTCATTATCGCAGATCCCGCCGCCTGTGCCGCCAAGTGTATAAGCTGGACGAACAATCAGAGGGAAACCAATTTCCTCAGCGAATTTCATTGCTTCATCTACAGTAGTAATAATCGTGCTATCTGGTACAGGCTGTTCCAATTCACGCATTAGATCACGGAACAAATCGCGATCTTCTGCTTTCTCGATGGAATCAAGCTGTGTACCAAGAAGCTTAACATTCTCTTGCTCAAGTACACCTGCACGAGCCAATTCTACAGCCATGTTCAGGCCGGTTTGACCGCCCAGCGTTGGAAGCAAGCCATCCGGACGTTCCTGGCGAATAATCGCAGTTACGAATTCAAGCGTAATAGGCTCGATGTACACTTTATCTGCGATATTTGTATCTGTCATAATCGTTGCTGGATTGCTGTTAATCAGTACGACTTCCACGCCTTCTTCTTTAAGGGCTTGGCAAGCCTGAGTTCCTGCGTAGTCAAACTCCGCGGCTTGACCGATGACGATCGGTCCGGAACCGATCACTAGAATTTTTTTAAGCTTATCGTTCTTTGGCATGTTATAGAGCTCCTTTCACGGCTTCAAGCTGTAAGTTAGTTTTTGGCGCCGTGATTCTGGCGTTTGCCGCAAGTTGTGCTTGACGTGAAACAACAGGTGTCTTAGCTTTATGATCTGCAATCATTTGCAGGAAGCGATCAAATAAGTAGCTGCTGTCATGTGGTCCTGGCGCTGCTTCCGGATGATATTGCACCGAAAATGCAGGGTAACGGGTATGTTTAATTCCTTCAACAGTCTTATCATTATTATTAATGTGAGTAACTTCTAGTTCAGTGTTCTTCACAGATTCCTCATTGACGGTATAACCATGGTTCTGGGAAGTGATGAAGCAGCGTCCGCTTTCCAGTTCCTTCACAGGGTGGTTCCCACCGCGGTGACCGAATTTCAGCTTCTCTGTATCTGCTCCGCAAGCCAGCGCAAACAACTGATGACCTAGGCAGATACCGAAGATCGGATATTCGCCAAGCAATTCGGAAATCGTCTTGACAGCATGAGGCACATCTTTCGGGTCCCCAGGGCCGTTAGACAGTAGGATACCATCTGGGTTCAGACGGCGAACTTCTTCCGCTTTTACATCATGTGGTACAACAACAACATCACAACCACGGTCGTTAAGTTCACGTAGGATACCAGCTTTTGCACCATAATCCACAAGCACAATTCTTTCTTTGTTGCCTGGGCTGCTGTACGAACTTGCAGTTGATGTACGAGCTACCTGATTGCGCAATTCCTCAATCGTAGTATTTCCCATCATTTCCATCAGTTCCTCTACACGTTTGTTAGAGGTGGTCAGGATCGCTTTCATTGTTCCGTAGTGGCGAATAATCCGAGTCAACATCCGAGTATCAATCTCGCTGATCCCAGGAATATCGTATTCTTTCAGCAAGTCGTCCACACTATATTCAGCACGCCAGTTACTAGGAACTTCTTCATGACGACGCACTACAAAACCGTGTACGAAAGGTCTAACCGATTCAAAGTCATCCCGAGTAATCCCGTAGTTCCCGATCAATGGGTAAGTCATTGTAACGATTTGTCCGCAATATGAAGGGTCAGACAGCACCTCTTGGTATCCTGTAATTCCTGTATTAAAAACAACCTCGCCTGTCTTTTCGCCTTCAGCGCCAAATGCGGTACCTGTAAATAAAGTTCCGTCTTGCAGCAGCAATCTCGCCTGCATTCCATTCCACTCCTTCATGTTTCTGTAGTCTAATGCTTATGCCTTACAAGCCTTCCGGAGTGTACGTGTATTCAATCGCTGCATCCATTAAGATCAGCAACTCCGCCCCACCGGTCCGCTAGTTTTTCTCAGTCCATACGGCTTTGCCGTCTACCCATGTCATTACTGGCCAGCCCTTAAGCTTCCAGCCACCAAAAGGAGTATTACGTCCTTTACTTGCGAATGATCCTGGGTCTACTTCTTTCTCTTGCTCCAGGTCAATCAGTGTCAAATCTGCAGGAGCTCCGATATCCATCACACCGGTGTTCAGTCTGAATACCCGTGCAGGGTCAGCGGTCATTCTTTGTACTAGTAAGGATAAATCCCATTTTCCGGTTGCTACAAACGCTGTGTACAGTAGTGGAAAAGCTGTTTCGAATCCAACGATACCAAAAGGTGCAAGTTGCATGCCTTTAGCCTTCTCTTCCTCACTATGCGGCGCATGGTCCGTAACGATCATATCTAGTGTGCCGTCAAGCAAACCTTCGATACATGCCTCAACATCGCGGCGGGAGCGTAGCGGCGGGTTCATTTTCCAATTCGCATCTAGGCCTGGAATATCTTCTTCAGAGAGCAGCAAGTGATGCGGACATACCTCAGCAGTAACTTTAATGCCGATTTCTTTCGCTTGGCGAATCAATCGCACCGATTGTTCAGTACTTACATGGCATACATGGTAATGAACGCCTGTCGCTTCAGCCAGCAAAATATCGCGTCCAACATGGATGGCTTCCGACTCATTTGGAATTCCTTTGAGGCCATGCTTTCTTGCGAACTCACCTTCGGCTACACAGCAGCCTTCAACCAGTGAGTTATCCTCGCAGTGAGCAATGACTGGCATATCGAGCGATGCTGCGATGTTCATTGCATCTTTCATCATTTGAGCGCTTTGGACGCCCACGCCGTCGTCGGTGTAACCGATAGCTCCAGCTTCTTTAAGCGCCGCAAAATCAGTCAGCTCACGTCCGAGCTCGTTTTTCGTAATGGCTGCATAAGGAAGTACTTTAACAAGTCCTGCTTCACGCGCTTTGTCTTTCACAAATTGTACGATTTCCGGCGTATCTGTTACCGGACGGGTATTAGGCATACAAGCGATGGTAGTAAATCCGCCTTTGGCAGCCGAGCGACTTCCGGTTTCTACGGTTTCCTTGTGTTCAAATCCCGGTTCGCGTAAGTGCACATGCATATCAATGAGCCCTGGAATGAGCAGCTTGCCTTCTGCATCAATGATCTCTCCCGCTTCTGGAGCAGCTTCATTTCCGTCGATTATGGTCGAGATAACACCTTCTTCAAGTACAATATGTTTCCGCTCTAACAAGCCTTCCTCATTCAATACACTGGCGTTTCTAATAATCACTGTCATGATTCTACCTTTACCCTCAGATCCCAGCTGCGGGCCCTCTCATCATTATATAATAAAAATTCATGTTTGTGTATATTTATTAGTCCTTATACATCATCATTCTTAGAACTTTATAGTAAAGCTCTTTCGAGAACTGCCATCCGAACCGGCACCCCATTAGACATTTGCGGGAAAATCCTTGATTGACTGCACTCTACAACTGCATCATCAATCTCGACATTCCGGTTAACCGGTGCTGGATGCATAATGATTGTATCTTTTGCAAGCTTAGCAGCGCGTTCTACCGTTAAACCATAATGTCTGCGGTAATCCTCTGCGGAAAGTACGATTCCGGAAGAATGGCGTTCCAGCTGCACACGAAGCATCATGACTACATCTGCTTTAAGTGCTTCCTCTATAGTTACATAAGGCGCGTATTCCATAAGCTCAGGAGCCTTCATATTCTCCGGTGCACAGAATTGCACTTTAGCTCCCAGCTTTGTGAGTCCCCATAGATTGGAGCGCGCTACCCGGCTATGCATGATGTCCCCGATAATAGAAACCGTGAGACCCTTTAAATCTCCAAACGTTTTAGTCATGGTGTAAAGATCAAGCAGCGCTTGTGTTGGATGTTCATTGTTGCCGTCGCCCGCATTAATAAGCGGTATGGACACCTTCTCAGCTAACTGCTGCAGCACACCTGCAGGCTTCAAACGCACAACTCCGGCATCGATCCCCATCGATTCCAGTGTGCGTACTGTATCGTAGATCGACTCCCCTTTTTCTACACTAGAAGCTGCAGCCGTAAAATTAAGTACTTGTGCACCCAGTCGTTTCTCTGCCATTTCGAAAGAGAAGCGTGTGCGTGTGCTGTTCTCAAAAAACATGTTAGAAATAAAATGCGAGTTCAAAATGGGAGTTAGCTTCTCACTTTGATTGTCCCAGTATGCTGTTCTATCCAGCAATTGGGTGATTTCCGACCGATCAAGCTCTTTTATACCCAGCAGACTACGTTCCTTTACCTTGGTAAGCGTCATGATGTTATCGTTCCTCCCGGTTTGAAATAATGTAGACCTCGTCTTTGCCGTCGTATTCCTTCAGCGCCACTTCAATCTGCTCATGCTTTGAGGTAGGTACATTCTTACCGATGTAGTCCGGCCGGATTGGCAGCTCGCGGTGTCCACGGTCAGCCAGTACTGCCAGTTGAATCATTCGTGGGCGTCCGCAATCCATCAAAGCATCCATCGCCGCGCGGATCGTGCGTCCGGTGTAAAGCACATCGTCGAACAAAATGACCTTCTTATCATGGATGCCATCACTGCCGGAAGTAATAATGACGTTACTCTTCACTACAGCTTCACTGCCTCCTACTTCACGGTCATCCCGATAATGTGTGATGTCGAGTTCGCCGTAAGGAATCTCGACGCCTTCAATTTCCTTGATACGCTCAGCGATGCGCTGTGCCAGATATACGCCTCTTGTCCGGATACCCACCAGTAGACAATTCTCAATTCCTTTGTTTTTCTCCAAAATCTCATGAGCAATACGGGATAATGCCCGGCGGATCGCCGTTTCGTCCATAATTACATTTTTCTCAGTAACCATAATCTTGTCACCCTCCACTTGTTTCGCCTATTCAAGTTCCCGGAAATCAAAAAACTCCTTGCCTATAACAGGCAAGGAGTGAAATCCGCAGATGAAGAAGATGATGGCCGCGCGCATAAAAAGACAGTCCGGTGTATACACACGGATACCTTTCTAAGAGTCGCGAACCTCGATTCACGTTACCTTGCCAGCCTCACAGGACTGAATTAAAGGCGCTATTCATTTAATGAGAATTATGACAGAACAAACCCTGCATGTCAACTTTATCTGCCTAAACTACAACACTTTCCAAACTTACTTCTATTAACAACAAGAGGAAGCCATAACGATGGATATAGCTTTTATTTTCGTATTTTCTACCTGGATTAACGTCTAACATAAAGAAAAGCCACCCAAGGTTACCCTAGGCAGCTTCAATTTCTAACTATAGATTAAAATTCAAATTCCACATCGCTTAGGCGTCTTTGGATTTCAGAAATGACACGTCTTTCTTCCTCTTCCCCTTTAGCAATAAAGGTAACGGAGAAACGTACAAATGGACCTGCATCATCCCAAGGCACAGTGGAGATTAGCTTCTCACGGATCAGGAATTGCGAGAAATCTTCACCAGATTCAAAACGGCGACCGCCTTTGACACCTTTTGGCGCAGCAACATAAAGGAAGAAAGAACCCTTTGGTTTCTCAGCTTGGAAGCCGAGGCTGTTCAGTGCATCAACCAACAGGTTATGACGACGAGAATACTTGGCCGCAATCGCTTCAGTAATCTCTGGATGAGCAAGACCGTAAGCCGCAGCTTTTTGAATCGCAATAAATTGACCGGAATCATTATTATCCTTCACATCACTGAAGGCTTTAACAACTAAAGGATTCCCGGCAACAAAGCCAATTCTCCAGCCTGTCATATTGTAGGATTTGGACAAGGAATGTAGTTCCACGCCAACATCCTTCGCACCCGGCACAGAGAGGAAGCTAAGTGGCTTCAAACCATCATAGGTTAAAGCCGCATATGGCGCATCGTGGATAACGACTACATCATATTTTTTAGCCCATGCAACGACTTCAGCAAAAAATTCAGGAGTCGCGCTAGCGCCCGTTGGATTGTTTGGATAGTTCAAGTAAAGAAGCTTAGCTTTATGAGCAACTTCTTCTGGAATTTCGTTGAGATCTGGAAGGAAGTTATTCTCCTTCTTCAGTTCTACTGTAAACACTTGTCCACCCAAGTATTTAGTATGTGTACCCAGCACTGGATAACCCGGCACCGTCATAATCGTAATATCTCCCGGATTGATAAAGCAAGAAGGCAACATCGCCAGCGCAGGCTTAGATCCGATAGAGTGAACTACCTCTGTAACAGGATCAATACCTTCCACACGGAATACTTCCCGCAAATATTCGGCAGCGGCTGTCTTAAACTCAGCAATTCCATTGTCCGCATAACCACGGTTTTCTTCCTTAGCTGCTTCTTCAGCAAGCTTAGCCACGATACCGGCATCAGCCATCTCATCCGGCTCGCCTACGCCCATGTCGATCAATTCAATATCAGGAAAATCCTGTTTAGCGGATGCTTTGGCACGTTTGATTTTCTCGAATTTATAAATCGAGGTATCTTTGCCATAGTTCGCACCACCAATGCGGTCTGCAAAATTAGTCTGAATGAAGCTGTCTTGGTATTGTTCAATACTCATACTTTCATCTCATCTCCTGGCTATCTATTCTAATTTCAGAAGAAACGGCTTCGCCGTCCCTTGGATGGCTTATGTTTCTAGAGATCCGTTTCTGTGATAAAAAATAAGGATAAAGAATAAGGCATAACCTTCTCTTTATCCTTATGTTATTAAATATGATGGAAAGCAGAGTTCAATACCATAGACTATTTATCACTTCATTTGTACTTATCTGCTGCGCAATGCGAGTAGAACTTCTTCCATGTCTTCCGGAATAGGTCTGCTGAATTCTTTATATTCACCTGTCGTAGGATGAATAAATCCAAGCACCGCCGCATGTAATGCCTGTCCATTCATAGTTATTCCCTTGCTGCGACCGTAAACCGGATCGCCCACAAGCGGATGACCTATGAATTTCATGTGCACTCTGATCTGATGCGTGCGACCAGTCTCTAGCTGCAACTCCAGCAGTGTACATTCGCCGAAACGCTCCATGACCGTAAAATGGGTCACAGATTTCTTGCTGTTCTTTTCCGTTACAGTGTATAGCTTGCGATCATGTGGATCTCTACCGATCGGAGCGTCAACCGTTCCTTTGTCATGCGACAAGTTGCCGTGCACAACAGCTATATAGCGGCGTGTTACACTGTGCTCTTTAAGCTGTGCTGCGAGCGATGCGTGACTGGCATCATTCTTAGCCACCATAATAAGACCAGAGGTATCTTTATCAATACGGTGGACAATACCCGGACGAATCTCACCGTTAATACCGGACAGATCCTTGCAATGATACATCAGTGCATTCACCAAAGTGCCTGACGGATGACCAGCTGCTGGGTGCACAACCATTCCACGTGGCTTATTAATCACAATGACATCGCTGTCTTCGTATACAACTTCAAGAGGAATATTCTCTGGGATCAAGTCCGTCACTTCTGCTTCTGGTACGACAATGGAAACTTTATCGCCTTCTGAGAGCTTATAGTTAGCTTTAACCGGTGCCCCATTAACCGTAACATGCCCGCCACTGATCCACAGCTGTACCTGAGAACGAGAAATATCCTCTTCCCAAGATTCCGTAA
This Paenibacillus sp. FSL R5-0345 DNA region includes the following protein-coding sequences:
- the pyrE gene encoding orotate phosphoribosyltransferase, whose amino-acid sequence is MSTLNRSEQVASYLLEIGAVALRPQEPFTWTSGIKSPIYCDNRLTMAYPEVRNYIADAFAQLIKSEYPDAEVIAGTATAGIPHAAWVADKLNLPMAYIRDKAKGHGKQNQIEGLIKPGQKVVVIEDLISTGGSSIKAAQAVQEAGAEVLAVLAIFSYELDRAVDAFAAAEMPLQSLSNYSTLIDVALAQGKIESTDVEVLKSWRKDPSSFGV
- the pyrF gene encoding orotidine-5'-phosphate decarboxylase: MGVGDVEWKAMANRLMIALDYPDVTGARALIDKLEGIPCYMKVGMQLFYAAGPEFIQELKSRGYSVFVDVKMHDIPNTVKGGAQSLTTLGADMFNVHAAGGTAMMAATREGAVSAISANAALKMPLIIAVTQLTSTSQEVMNNEIGIAGEVADTVVRYAKLAADAGLDGVVASPQESAAIAEACGPAFCTVTPGIRPAGASLDDQSRVMTPGKAIRQGSHYLVVGRPITASPDPRQAALNIIEEMTLA
- the carB gene encoding carbamoyl-phosphate synthase large subunit; the encoded protein is MPKNDKLKKILVIGSGPIVIGQAAEFDYAGTQACQALKEEGVEVVLINSNPATIMTDTNIADKVYIEPITLEFVTAIIRQERPDGLLPTLGGQTGLNMAVELARAGVLEQENVKLLGTQLDSIEKAEDRDLFRDLMRELEQPVPDSTIITTVDEAMKFAEEIGFPLIVRPAYTLGGTGGGICDNEEELRETVKAGIRYSPIGQCLVEKSIAGMKEVEYEVMRDANDNCIVVCNMENFDPVGVHTGDSIVVAPSQTLSDREYQMLRTASLKIIRALNIEGGCNVQFALDPQSYQYYVIEVNPRVSRSSALASKATGYPIAKMAAKIAMGYTLDEIINPVTGQTYACFEPTLDYIVSKIPRWPFDKFIHANRKLGTQMKATGEVMAIGRTFEESIHKAIRSLEIGVHRFRLPGAETLEESVLRERLAKPDDERLFLIAEAFRRGYGLQEIQDITNVDWWFLSKIEGLINFEDVIRGEETLSAETLYQAKRKGFTDRAIAEIRAEGQADGKFTKEADVRALRLEQGLTPVFKMVDTCAAEFEATTPYYYSTYETENEVIHSDKQKVIVLGSGPIRIGQGIEFDYSTVHAVWAIQKAGYEAVIINNNPETVSTDFNTSDRLYFEPLFFEDVMNVIAQENPIGVIVQFGGQTAINLAAPLSAAGVKILGTSLDSIDEAENRKKFEALLARLDIAQPKGKTVTDVDQAVETAQSLGYPVLVRPSYVLGGRAMEIVYNDTELLSYMVEAVKVNPEHPVLIDRYMLGKEVEVDAICDGETVVIPGIMEHVERAGVHSGDSIAVYPPQYLDEGLKAKIAEITIKIAKELKTIGLVNIQFVIYQNEVYVIEVNPRSSRTVPFLSKVTGIPMAHLATKIILGSKLKDDGYTEGLWPESDYVSVKVPVFSFAKLRRVEPTLGPEMKSTGEVMGRDKLYAKALYKGLIGAGMKIPATGAIIVTVADKDKAEAVELMKGFHSMGYKIIATGGTAQALEEAGLNVMNVNKLDEGAPNILDLIRGGQANFVFNTLTKGKTPERDGFRIRREAVENGVVCMTSLDTVTALLRMLQTINFSSQSMPAFVGQLN
- the carA gene encoding glutamine-hydrolyzing carbamoyl-phosphate synthase small subunit gives rise to the protein MQARLLLQDGTLFTGTAFGAEGEKTGEVVFNTGITGYQEVLSDPSYCGQIVTMTYPLIGNYGITRDDFESVRPFVHGFVVRRHEEVPSNWRAEYSVDDLLKEYDIPGISEIDTRMLTRIIRHYGTMKAILTTSNKRVEELMEMMGNTTIEELRNQVARTSTASSYSSPGNKERIVLVDYGAKAGILRELNDRGCDVVVVPHDVKAEEVRRLNPDGILLSNGPGDPKDVPHAVKTISELLGEYPIFGICLGHQLFALACGADTEKLKFGHRGGNHPVKELESGRCFITSQNHGYTVNEESVKNTELEVTHINNNDKTVEGIKHTRYPAFSVQYHPEAAPGPHDSSYLFDRFLQMIADHKAKTPVVSRQAQLAANARITAPKTNLQLEAVKGAL
- a CDS encoding dihydroorotase gives rise to the protein MTVIIRNASVLNEEGLLERKHIVLEEGVISTIIDGNEAAPEAGEIIDAEGKLLIPGLIDMHVHLREPGFEHKETVETGSRSAAKGGFTTIACMPNTRPVTDTPEIVQFVKDKAREAGLVKVLPYAAITKNELGRELTDFAALKEAGAIGYTDDGVGVQSAQMMKDAMNIAASLDMPVIAHCEDNSLVEGCCVAEGEFARKHGLKGIPNESEAIHVGRDILLAEATGVHYHVCHVSTEQSVRLIRQAKEIGIKVTAEVCPHHLLLSEEDIPGLDANWKMNPPLRSRRDVEACIEGLLDGTLDMIVTDHAPHSEEEKAKGMQLAPFGIVGFETAFPLLYTAFVATGKWDLSLLVQRMTADPARVFRLNTGVMDIGAPADLTLIDLEQEKEVDPGSFASKGRNTPFGGWKLKGWPVMTWVDGKAVWTEKN
- a CDS encoding aspartate carbamoyltransferase catalytic subunit, which codes for MTLTKVKERSLLGIKELDRSEITQLLDRTAYWDNQSEKLTPILNSHFISNMFFENSTRTRFSFEMAEKRLGAQVLNFTAAASSVEKGESIYDTVRTLESMGIDAGVVRLKPAGVLQQLAEKVSIPLINAGDGNNEHPTQALLDLYTMTKTFGDLKGLTVSIIGDIMHSRVARSNLWGLTKLGAKVQFCAPENMKAPELMEYAPYVTIEEALKADVVMMLRVQLERHSSGIVLSAEDYRRHYGLTVERAAKLAKDTIIMHPAPVNRNVEIDDAVVECSQSRIFPQMSNGVPVRMAVLERALL
- the pyrR gene encoding bifunctional pyr operon transcriptional regulator/uracil phosphoribosyltransferase PyrR — its product is MVTEKNVIMDETAIRRALSRIAHEILEKNKGIENCLLVGIRTRGVYLAQRIAERIKEIEGVEIPYGELDITHYRDDREVGGSEAVVKSNVIITSGSDGIHDKKVILFDDVLYTGRTIRAAMDALMDCGRPRMIQLAVLADRGHRELPIRPDYIGKNVPTSKHEQIEVALKEYDGKDEVYIISNREER
- a CDS encoding LL-diaminopimelate aminotransferase yields the protein MSIEQYQDSFIQTNFADRIGGANYGKDTSIYKFEKIKRAKASAKQDFPDIELIDMGVGEPDEMADAGIVAKLAEEAAKEENRGYADNGIAEFKTAAAEYLREVFRVEGIDPVTEVVHSIGSKPALAMLPSCFINPGDITIMTVPGYPVLGTHTKYLGGQVFTVELKKENNFLPDLNEIPEEVAHKAKLLYLNYPNNPTGASATPEFFAEVVAWAKKYDVVVIHDAPYAALTYDGLKPLSFLSVPGAKDVGVELHSLSKSYNMTGWRIGFVAGNPLVVKAFSDVKDNNDSGQFIAIQKAAAYGLAHPEITEAIAAKYSRRHNLLVDALNSLGFQAEKPKGSFFLYVAAPKGVKGGRRFESGEDFSQFLIREKLISTVPWDDAGPFVRFSVTFIAKGEEEERRVISEIQRRLSDVEFEF
- a CDS encoding RluA family pseudouridine synthase — encoded protein: MNDLSKDVNHQAASTSEEERDVTEWTVSAENARERIDKYITESWEEDISRSQVQLWISGGHVTVNGAPVKANYKLSEGDKVSIVVPEAEVTDLIPENIPLEVVYEDSDVIVINKPRGMVVHPAAGHPSGTLVNALMYHCKDLSGINGEIRPGIVHRIDKDTSGLIMVAKNDASHASLAAQLKEHSVTRRYIAVVHGNLSHDKGTVDAPIGRDPHDRKLYTVTEKNSKKSVTHFTVMERFGECTLLELQLETGRTHQIRVHMKFIGHPLVGDPVYGRSKGITMNGQALHAAVLGFIHPTTGEYKEFSRPIPEDMEEVLLALRSR